Genomic window (Raphanus sativus cultivar WK10039 unplaced genomic scaffold, ASM80110v3 Scaffold1720, whole genome shotgun sequence):
AGGCGTTGCCTTGAATCTTGTGGACAAGATATTGATGACAATGTCAAGTTATTCATCGAATATGATCTTGAGATGCATAAACATTGGTCTTCTTTGTGTCCAAGATAAAGTTTCAGAGAGGCCAAGTATGGCTTCGGTTCTTCTGATGTTAGATGGACATACTCTTGCTCTTTCAGAACCTTCAAGACCTAAGTTTTTCACACACAGTACAATGGTTTCAGATAGTTCTTCTTCTTTAGGAAATAACGCTAAAACTTCAAATTATAATTCCAACACTGAGTTGTACCCTCGGTGATTTTTGTGTGAAAGCTGcaaattaatatttgattagatatttgAGTCAGCTCAATTTTAATTGAGGAAAAAGAGTGTTACAAGTCTCTGTTTCACTTTCAAGGAGAGATATCATCTCATCTCTTGAAGAAAActaattccaaaaaaaaaatgtacaaaatCATTGTGAAAATGTTATTTGAGTGAGTCATGATGGATCAGTTGAGGCGAGAAGCAAGATCGATAAAGGTTTCTTCACTGCATGGAATAGTGAGGCCACCCATTGGATGATCATATCCAAATTCTTCCTCTGCCCTTCTTAGGAGATCTTGGAATGAAGGTTGGTTCAAGTACGAGATTGGAACTACAAATCtcttcatctttctttctcCTACGTAAACCGCCATGTAGCCTTTTGGAACTTCAAGATAGCTAGAGGTGGAAGAAGATGAGAACATTTTTGATTGACGGAGAATCTGCTTCGATGATTGTAGCATGCGAGGAACCCTGATCGCCATAGAttgtctttgtttctttgtatttaAAGTCTAATGCTTTACTGCAGAACGTGAGAACTTGCTGAGTTTAGAGGACCCATTGATgagtatatatagagataaGATCACTATTAGAAGATAACCTTTTACTGGATTAGAGAAATTTCAACTCATAAGATAACACCAACAAGCACATGGCTTTGCCGGACCACTGCATGATACCTAAGGGACCGCTGGTGATCAGATTCATGATTTCTGATGTGAAGACACAAATCAGCATGACCACTTGTTAGTTAGATAGACATTATAGCTAGTCAAATTTTCAAATTCCCGCCACATAAATTTTTGAGGACTTTTTGTGATTTTGGCTTGTATATAACAAAGTCATGTGGTCCTGTCCTTTTGATATCATTATGAGTTAAGACTTGATCAGTGATAGAGACTTATGGTTCTTTAGATACACAATTTCTAGTCCCTACATAATCTATAGAGAGATTTGGCATGTGACATCCTTGAGACAAATACGCCCCCAATGAAGTCATCATTAGCCGCTAACTTCTTCTCAGACACCATTTATTGATTTATTCTTGGTTTAGTATCTTGTATCCAAAGCCATGTGCTTTGTAATGAGAAAACcctctttttaaaaaaacaataataatatctGATAATTTCTTGAGAAATTACCTATAATAACATACATTTTTGTGTAATAACTAGAATAACATACAAAAAtcaggaaagaaagaaaaggtaATATAAAGTCCAAAATGCCCTATCGATTAGTtagataaattaaattaatgttgctcaaaaagagataaatttaattaaaagttaaaaatacacattttaaacgaagatgaagaaaaaatgGAATGTGGTGAATATTATTCTCATGAATGGAAATTCTTGATGATTGCACCGAATGCAacaaaatagtatttaaatcTGTCACTAGAATCTACTACATGTGAGTGAATGTTCTAAAATTTGTGGCGAACAAGTCTACCACAACATATGACACATATTAATATAGTCTATAACTTATATTAAAGTTTGCTATCACGTAaaagttagttttgtaattaataAGTTTGCAATGAAACATACTTATCCAGAAAGTTTGTTGTTTATGAACGAAGAAAACATAAGTCTGCCATCTcatgaaaatgaaaatctgCCCAATTATAAAAGGTCTACGGACAAAAATCTGTATGCTATTATGAAAGTCTATTACATATTACAAACCTGTCATCATACGAAGAAAACCTCCCATAAAAGTTTGGCAATAGAAAATAAATCTGCTAAGGTAATTAAATCTGTCATCACGTGAGATAGACTTATTGCCGAAAGTCTACAACGATTTAAAGTTTGCCATGATAAGTCTGCGTAAAGAAATAAGTCTGTTAAATACCAGTAAATCTGTCGTCAAGTGTGGCAAATTTTTAATAGTAGACTTATTTTCATATTTCgaaaataattgtatttttttttactttggtaaaaaaaaaaatttgtaaatagtttttttgttaataaa
Coding sequences:
- the LOC130504658 gene encoding auxin-induced protein X15-like — translated: MAIRVPRMLQSSKQILRQSKMFSSSSTSSYLEVPKGYMAVYVGERKMKRFVVPISYLNQPSFQDLLRRAEEEFGYDHPMGGLTIPCSEETFIDLASRLN